In the genome of Streptococcus oralis, one region contains:
- a CDS encoding lactonase family protein yields MKKTVYFGTYTRRLSKGIYKADFDTETGQLANLELFAPEPSPTYLAFDQQQHLYTVGSQDGLGGIAAYKTDGTLLNHVVEEGAPHCYVAVDEKRNLVYGANYHKGQVLVYKRQTDGSLIQTDLVQHSGHGPHENQTSPHVHFTDLTPDQYLVTCDLGTDEVTTYDVSPEGKLNKLYTYHSQAGAGARHIVFHHHYKIAYLICELNSTIEVLIYDGVGEFERMQVISTLPDGYEGFNATAAIRLSKDGKYLYASNRGHDSIAVYTILADGSLELLEIVPTHGQNPRDFDLTPDQEFLIAVHQDSDNATVFKRNPESGRLAELSNDFHVPEAVCINFPH; encoded by the coding sequence ATGAAAAAAACTGTTTATTTTGGAACTTACACTCGTCGCTTATCTAAAGGGATTTACAAGGCAGATTTTGATACAGAGACAGGCCAGCTTGCAAATCTTGAACTCTTTGCTCCTGAACCAAGTCCGACCTACCTTGCCTTTGACCAACAACAACACTTATACACCGTAGGGAGTCAGGATGGCTTGGGTGGAATCGCTGCCTACAAGACAGATGGTACTTTGTTAAATCATGTGGTTGAAGAAGGCGCTCCCCATTGTTATGTGGCAGTGGATGAAAAGCGTAATCTCGTTTATGGGGCCAACTATCATAAAGGTCAAGTTCTGGTTTATAAACGTCAAACGGATGGTAGCCTCATCCAAACAGATCTAGTTCAGCATAGTGGACATGGTCCTCATGAAAACCAAACTTCCCCACATGTACACTTTACGGATCTAACACCTGACCAGTACCTTGTCACATGTGATCTAGGAACAGATGAAGTAACGACCTATGATGTTAGTCCAGAAGGAAAACTAAATAAACTCTACACTTATCACAGCCAAGCTGGAGCAGGTGCACGCCACATCGTTTTCCACCATCACTATAAGATTGCCTATCTCATTTGCGAACTTAATAGTACCATTGAAGTCTTGATTTACGATGGGGTTGGTGAATTTGAACGCATGCAAGTCATTTCAACCTTACCAGATGGCTATGAGGGATTCAATGCTACTGCTGCCATTCGTCTCTCAAAAGATGGTAAATACCTTTATGCATCCAATCGAGGCCACGATTCCATTGCCGTCTATACAATCCTCGCTGATGGCAGTCTGGAATTATTAGAGATAGTACCAACACATGGACAAAATCCACGTGATTTCGACCTAACTCCTGATCAAGAGTTTCTCATTGCTGTTCACCAAGATTCTGATAATGCAACCGTCTTTAAGCGTAATCCTGAAAGTGGCCGTCTTGCGGAGCTTTCTAACGACTTCCATGTTCCTGAAGCAGTTTGCATCAACTTCCCACATTAA
- a CDS encoding F0F1 ATP synthase subunit epsilon — protein MAQLTVQIVTPDGLVYDHHASFVSVRTLDGEMGILPRHENMIAVLAVDEVKVKRIDDDTHVNWIAVNGGIIEIANDIITIVADSAERARDIDISRAERAKLRAEREIEEAQDKHLIDQERRAKIALQRAINRINVGNKL, from the coding sequence ATGGCTCAGTTAACTGTCCAGATCGTGACACCAGATGGCCTCGTCTATGATCACCATGCCAGCTTTGTATCGGTACGAACTCTGGATGGTGAGATGGGGATCTTGCCACGACATGAAAATATGATTGCGGTTTTAGCGGTTGATGAAGTAAAGGTAAAACGAATCGATGATGATACTCATGTGAACTGGATTGCAGTGAACGGAGGAATTATCGAGATTGCCAATGACATCATTACCATCGTAGCAGACTCAGCAGAACGCGCTCGTGATATCGATATCAGTCGTGCAGAACGTGCGAAACTTCGCGCTGAACGTGAAATCGAAGAAGCTCAAGACAAGCACTTAATCGACCAAGAACGACGCGCTAAGATTGCTCTTCAACGTGCTATTAACCGTATCAATGTCGGAAATAAACTATAA